The following DNA comes from Hordeum vulgare subsp. vulgare chromosome 3H, MorexV3_pseudomolecules_assembly, whole genome shotgun sequence.
tcttcccctagtgcataaaaaatatctagcaaAAGGAGAAGAAgtcgaagcgacccccacaacaacagtccgtattcttcttctctcatatatggtggcttgggcatttcatcgaacacctcatataCATGAACTAGAATGGCAAGAGCATGACATGCATGTTCACACCTCAACGCCCAAAAACACAGGAAAGGGTGGgccggggcgagggtttatataggcaaaactttagtcaCGATTTTTatataaaaccgggactaatagcacatcctttagtcccggttcgtgccacaaaccgggactaatgatccaCGACACGTCACGTGGCCGTCGCTAGAtcgttagtcccggtttttgccccAAATCGGGACTAATGAGATGaatcgaaccgggaccaatgctccggcaaaccgaaccgggaccaatgcctggtattggtcccggttttggttcgaaccgggactaatggtattTCGGCCGGCGAAAGgccttttttctactagtgccatTTGTGTTGTGTCAATGTTGTGTTGTTAAAATTTCGTGTCAATGTTGTTAAAATATCTGAATTTATTTCCGTGCCTATTTGATTTTCATCCGAAGAAGCCCGCACCTGTCGTTGTCTGCTGTCCGTCCACTCTATGTAGCTAGAGGTCGACGAGAAGGCTAGAAAATAGGGAGGAAAAGGCTCGGAAAACGGACAGGCGAAGTTCTGCCAGCAAAAGCTGGATATTTCACTCCAAATCGTTGGAGCTGCCAAGTGCTCGCTCCTCCGGGCAATCGGAAATGCAAACCACCTCtgtgtcttccgctccgtcctctCGGGCCACCTCCGCGCCACCGcctccgcccccgccgccgcacgtCGCCTTCCCCTCGCTCCGTCGCCGGGACCTCCTCTTGCTCTCAGCGtcgcctctccccctcgcgctctctCCGGCGGCCGCCTCGGCACGCGGGCTGTTCCGCATGCCGCCGCCGGGGTTGGCCAACCGCTACTTCCTCGTGCGCGCTGGTGAGTCGGTGTACGAGGGGCAGGGACTCCTCCGGACAAACCCCGTCGCCAAGACCTCTGTCGACAGCGGTCTCTCCCCAGCCGGCCTCCGCCAGGCCGCGCGCGCCGCGCTCGAGCTCCGCCGCCTTGGTGCATGCGAGGACGACTGCTGGATATGGCCCTCCATCACCCAGCGCGCCTACCAAGCCGCCGAGATCATCGCTGCCGCCAACAGCATCAACCGCAGGTGCTTGTTTATCCAGGCTATGTGTCCTGATTTTACACGAGTGTATGACCGGTGGGTCAGTGATCCTGTACTGAAGTTGTTGGTTACTTGATGTGAAGTAAAATCGTGCCAGAGTATAGCTTCTTGGACGCGCGGGGGCTGGGTGCGTACGAGGGGAAGAGGTTAGAAGCATTGCCAGAGGTATTATTCATCCGATCTTTCGAGCTCCAAGCTAAATTCTACTAGCACTTACTTACAGAGATGCAGTATATTTAGTTGAAGACGTTGGTATCTTAGTTTCTGGAGAAACTTCAGAATATATTTTTGCAACAAATGAACTTTAGAAATTGGAGTGCACTGACCTTGCAGATGTACATTGCAAAGCTGAAATACGAAGGAATTAGTGAAATTGTGCTTGCCACGAAGGCAGCAACAGTCACTGGTTCTAGATCCGCTTAATAGAATGTGTGAATCTACTAAATCTCTACAGACAGATGGGCTCATTTGAAAATATGATAGGTTTAGTAACATGGAttaagaataggatgtggcgtcTGTGAATTCTGAGAACTAGTTTAGAGAAACAGTGCATCCTGACATAAAAGTCATGTTGCTATTTTTATCATCAGGCACGTTTCCATGCCTGTTTGAAGTTACTGGTAGCTAACCAGTGAGATCAGTAGTATTTTCATTGGTAAACATACACTAGTGGGCGAATGAGTATCCTTGAGGGAGAATATTCTCGGTGTCAACATAATGTATTGCCTGAGTTATGTTTCCCAGGCTCAACATAGTTCGGTGCAACAGATACAGATAATTTCGGTTTGGTAGATTCTTTTTCCTGCGATGATCGAGTTTTCCTTTATTGTCATCGATTTAGGTGTATGCAGCTGATAATATTTCGTCAGACATCAAAccacctcctacttatgatggtACACCTAATGAGAGCGTGGCGGACGTATTTGTTCGGGTAACACAGCTCATGTCAATACTAGAGACTCAGTACTCAGGGGATACCGTTGTCATCGTTTCGCCAGATTCTGACAACTTGTCAATTCTTCAAGCTGGGTTGATAGGACTGGACCTGCGGAGGTAAAAACTAATCCTTGTGAACTCCGCTTCATTTTGCAAGCTTATCAGAAAGACTTCCTTCCTGTAGACATACTACTTGCATCAGATATTTGGATTTTCGTTTCCTTTTGTTAATAAACATACACCATAGATAGTTGCTGATTGAAGGGAAACATATCCTGACTGACTGAGTAATGATGCCGCTTTTGCAGGCATAACAGCCTGTTCTTTCAGCCGGGTGAGGTCCGAgccgttgatcctgccagtatacCTGAATACAAGCAACCAGCATCTAGTATTTTTAAGTGTACAAATCCACCAAGTTGCAAATAATTCACTTCTTGTTACTATACGTTTCATATCCACTGTACATGAAAGAATATTCCCATGACATTGTATAGCTTAATGGCTGTGTATAGCTAACAAGAAAGAGTGAGAAGGAACCAATGTTGAGATTTTTTTGCAATGGAATTTACCTTTGTTCAGGGCAAAAAACATGTAAAACATATAACGATTTTGCGATCCATATTTGAAATAGGCGAATGCTCCAATAACATCCCCATAAGTTAAGTACTACCTCTGTCCTACTGtataatgtactccctccataaacaaatataagagcgtttagatcactactttaatgatctaaatgctcttatatttcttcaCGAAGGAGTAATACCctctccgtccggaattacttgtcgcagaA
Coding sequences within:
- the LOC123440061 gene encoding uncharacterized protein LOC123440061 isoform X1 produces the protein MQTTSVSSAPSSRATSAPPPPPPPPHVAFPSLRRRDLLLLSASPLPLALSPAAASARGLFRMPPPGLANRYFLVRAGESVYEGQGLLRTNPVAKTSVDSGLSPAGLRQAARAALELRRLGACEDDCWIWPSITQRAYQAAEIIAAANSINRSKIVPEYSFLDARGLGAYEGKRLEALPEVYAADNISSDIKPPPTYDGTPNESVADVFVRVTQLMSILETQYSGDTVVIVSPDSDNLSILQAGLIGLDLRRHNSLFFQPGEVRAVDPASIPEYKQPASSIFKCTNPPSCK
- the LOC123440061 gene encoding uncharacterized protein LOC123440061 isoform X2; the protein is MQTTSVSSAPSSRATSAPPPPPPPPHVAFPSLRRRDLLLLSASPLPLALSPAAASARGLFRMPPPGLANRYFLVRAGESVYEGQGLLRTNPVAKTSVDSGLSPAGLRQAARAALELRRLGACEDDCWIWPSITQRAYQAAEIIAAANSINRSFLDARGLGAYEGKRLEALPEVYAADNISSDIKPPPTYDGTPNESVADVFVRVTQLMSILETQYSGDTVVIVSPDSDNLSILQAGLIGLDLRRHNSLFFQPGEVRAVDPASIPEYKQPASSIFKCTNPPSCK